The Pirellulales bacterium genome includes the window GAGTTGCAGGGAAAGCTATCCGTGCCCGAGACGGATGAATTGGCCTTGCTCGCCGAATCGCTCAACCAACTGGCCGGGCAACTGGAGGAGCGCGGTCACGCGATCGGCCGCAAGGGGCACGAGCAGGAAGCAGTGCTGGCCAGCATGGCGGAAGGAGTGCTGGCGGTCGATTCCGACGAGCGCGTGATCAGCTTGAATCGGGCCGCCGCGGACCTCATCGGCGGCAAGCAAACCGACATGCGCGGCCGCAGTCTGCAAGAAGTGGTGCGCAACGCCGATTTGCGCCGCTTCGCCAGCCGCGCTCTGGTCAGCTCCGAGCAGATCGAGGACGACGTCGTACTCCACGGCGATCGCGAACGGATCCTGCACGTCCGCGGAACGGCCCTGCGCGACGTGACGGGGCGCGGGATCGGGGCCGTGATCGTGCTCGGCGACGTGACCGAATTTCATTTGCTGGAGCGCGTGCGAAGCGATTTCGTCGCGAACGTGTCGCACGAACTCAAGACGCCGATCGCCTCGATCAAGGGTTTCGTCGAAACGCTGCTCGACGGCGCGCTCGAACATCGCGACGACGCCGTGCGGTTTCTCGGGATCGTCGCCGGGCAGGCCGACCGGCTCAATTCGATCATCGAAGACCTGCTCAGCCTGTCGAAGATCGAGCGCAGCGAAGAGGCGGCCGATCTGCCGCTCGAGGCGACGGTCATCAAGCAGGTCTTGGAAGCCGCGATCAACGATTGCCAACCCAAGGCGGCCCAGCGCCGGATCGAAGTCTGCCTGACTTGCGACGAGCGGATTCAAGCCACGGTGAATTCGCCGCTCTTGGAACAAGCCATCGTCAATCTGCTCGACAATGCCATCAAATACAGCGATCCCGGCAGCGCTGTTTGGATCGTGGCCCAGCAGTCGCGAAGCGAAGTCACGATCGCCGTGAGCGATCACGGCTGCGGCGTCGAGCAAGAGCATTTGCCGCGGCTGTTCGAGCGATTCTATCGCGTCGATAAGGCCCGTAGCCGCAAGCTCGGCGGCACTGGCCTGGGGCTTTCCATCGTCAAGCACATCGTGCAAGCCCATCGCGGCCGGATCACGGTCGCCAGCGCCTACGGCGAGGGGAGCACGTTCACGATCCATCTGCCGGTCGTCGCCGCGTAGCAAGTGCGAAGTGCCAGCGCTTGAACGGCGCGGACCGCCAAATATACTGGATGGGTGGCGGCCGACGGGATTGGAAATTCGCCGCTGCTTTGCCTGGCTCGCTTTCCTGCGCCAACTCCGAGGTTTCAACCGTGTTTACCAAACTTCAAGTCGTATTCGGCTTGGCGGCCGGGGTCGCGATCGCGATCTTCTTTTTTGCGATCGTCCTGAACGCCCAGTCCAAGCAGTTTGGGCCGGTGCCGAGTTGGCTGGGGCTGGCGGTTTGGGGCTCGTTCGGCGTGGTTGTCATTTCGTCGCTGGGGATGATTGTCACACAGGTCCTCGAGTTCCGCGAGCAGAAACCGAAGAAGGAAATCGAAACGCTCACCGAAGCAGAGGGGCTCGAAAAGGTCGCGGCGCCCGTCGCGGTGACGGCCAACGAGGAAGCGCCGGCAGAGGCCATCGTGGAAACGTTCGAGGCCACCGCTGCTTTCGAACCCGCAGCGGAAGAGGGCCTCCGAACCGAAATCGAATCGGGCGAGGGCCTCGGCGAGGCTGCCCTGGAATTCGAAGATCTCACGACCGACTTCCCCGAGTTCGACGAGAAATAGTGATTCGTCGATCATTGCTTGTTGATTTGGCGCACCGAGTTGGTATATAACAACAGGCAGTAGCACTCCCCGCAGTCGTGCCGCGCCGATCCCGCCTTGCGGCACGCCTTATACGATCCGAAGTCTCTCACCCCGGAGGATCGAGCCATGTTGACTCTTCTCGGCAAACGTCAACCTTTTTGCGACGGCGTCTCGCGGCGAAACTTTCTCAGAATCGGCGCGCTCGGCTTCGGCGGCCTGGCCTTGCCCGATCTGTTGAGGGCCGAAGCGACGTCTACCGCCGCCGCGGCGAACAACAAGTCGATCATCAACATCTATCTGGCCGGCGGCCCGTCGCACATCGACACGTTCGACCTCAAGCCCAACGCGCCGCCCGAGATTCGCGGCGAATTCCATCCGATTCCGACGACCGTGCCCGGGATGCAGATTTGCCATCTCATGCCGAAGCTCGCCGCGATCGGCACGAAGCTGACCATCGTCCGCTCGCTTACCGGCATCCGCGACGAACACGCGATCGACCAGACGGAAAGCGGCTGGTCGGAGAACGATCTGCGGAGCGTCGGCGGGCATCCGTGCCTCGGCGCGGTCGTGGCCAAGGTGCAAGGACCGACGCGCGGGGCCGTGCCCACTTTCGTCGATCTCACCGGCCAGACCAAGCACGGCTTTCTCGGCCCGGTCTACTCCGGATTCCGCCCTGACGGCGAGGGTCGGTCAAATCTGCGGCTGCGCAATGAGATCACGCCGGACCGTTTCCACAGCCGCGCGGAACTGCTGTCGCAGCTCGACCGCATCCGTCGCGACATGGATTCCAGCCATGCGATGGACGCGATGGACGCCTTTAACCAGCGGGCGTTCGGCGTTATCACGTCGAGCAAGCTGGCCGAAGCGCTCGAATGGGAAAAGGCCGACCCGAAGGTGCGCGAGCGATATGGGCTGCCCGAGCATGGCGACAACAGCCGGTTTCTGTTGGCTCGGCGGTTGGTCGAGTGCGGGGTGCGGATCGTGAGCTTCAGTTGGGGAGGCTGGGACACGCATGGCGACAACTTCAACACGCTTCGTCGCCAGCTCCCGCCGCTCGACATTGGGTTGAGCGCGATGATCGACGACCTCGAATCCTGCGGCCTGTTGCAATCGACGATGATCGTTATGTGGGGCGAGTTTGGCCGGACGCCGCGCGTCAATCCAGCCGCCGGCCGCGATCACTGGGCTCGGGCCGCGAGCGCCGTGGTCGCCGGCGGTGGATTCAAGACTGGCCAAGTGATTGGCTCGACCAATCGTTACGCCGAGGAGGCTCGCGATCGGCCAGTCCATATTCAAGAGATGTTCGCCACCTTCTATCAACAGTTGGGGATCGATCCGAAAAAGACAACGATCCGCGACCCCAATGGTCGTCCACAGTATCTCACGGCCCACCCAGAACCGATTGCCGAGTTGCTTGGCTAGCCAGACCGCTCGCGGAAGAGCAAGTGATTCCACCCTACGACGATCACGGCTTTTTGCCTCCCGGAGTACATCCGGCAAGCCTCGACGAGGCCGAATCGCGGTTTGGGTGCGACTCGGAAGTTCGTCGCGCTCAGATGGATTCGGTAAAATGGATGGTGGAGTTGGCTGTGCGCGCGGGCGTCCAGCGAATCATCTTGAATGGCAGCTTCGTCACCGATGTCTTGGAGCCAAACGACGTCGACTGCGTGTTGCTGATTGGACCGGGCGCGAGGCGCGATCGGCGAGCTTTGAAGCAGCTTCGCAAGGGCCTACCGTTCTTGAGCATAGCATTGGTCGGTCAGGACGACTTTGACCACTTGGTGAACGATTTTTTTGCAAATGATCGGTTCGGTGTGCCGAAAGGGATGATCGAGGTGGTGCGATGAGACGAGTGCTCAATGAAGTTGAGTTGACCAATACGCGGCGCAAGCTTACCGAACTGGAACGTCGATACGACGCTCATGAGCAGGAAAACGGGGGCGACGAGGAATTGCGTGAATTGTCGATGGAATCGTTGAAAAGGCTGATCAATCAGCTTAAGGAAGAGATTTTATGGTCTGAGGTCCATCCCCCTGCGCATCGCTAACGGCGATGCGGCCGACCTCAACCCCTCTGCAATCTGCGGGCATTTCCGTTCATCTTCGGCCGCCACTCCAGCTTGCCCAGTCGCCGGAATCGCGCCAATCGGAATAAAGCTCAAGACCCGGATATTTCGTGTCGATAAACTCAAAGCGAAAACTTAGGACGAGCGAGGATGGGCTAACACCGGAAAATCCGGGCAAATGGCTGGGGACCGACGAGATAGGAACCGTTTATGAATGCCACGCCTCCCGCGATCAGCCCTCGCCTGCGGTCCCGCGAGCCTCTCGCCGCGGCAAGCCATACGCCGCCGGCTGCCGTTCCTGGCAACCCTTTGCTGCGCGTTCTGATCCGCTTGCCGAACATCGCCGCGCCATCCACAGCCGCGGCCCGATTCCAGTTCGCGAATAAGCTGTTTTCGACGCTCAAGCGGCGTTACGCTGCGGCCGCCTTTGCCGTATTTGTCGTTTGCATGATCGCAATGCTGCTCCGCGGCAAACACGGGACCGCAGTTCACAACGATCTCGGTTCCGACGCGCCTCCTTGGAACGGCGCCGTCACCGTCTCTCCGGTCGCAGAAGGGCCGGGGCAGCGAATGGTCGAGTCGGCCGAAAGTCAATCGCGAATCGGCAAGTCGCCGCCGTGGTCGCCCGCGCCGCAGAATCCCTCCGACGCCCAGCCTCCGGCGCGCAACGTAAGCGGCTGGCAACCCCCGACGGGTGGAATCGGATCGACCTATACGAATTCAAGTGCCGCCGACGATCAAATTCCGGTCATGAACCGTTCTTTCGACGCGCTGGACCGTCGAGCGCCGACGTCGCGGCAATCGCAGCCAACCGCACCGGGCGCCGCGTATATGGCGCAACGCTATGTTCCGGCGGCCAATACTTTCGACCGCGGGATCGCGAATCCGGTGCCGCGGGCTGAAGCTCAACTGATGGGAACGATCGGCTCGCTTCCCGATCAGTCCAACGGCGATTTCAACGGATCGCGGAACTCCAGGTAATTGATCCATGAGCGCCATCGACAACGCCTTCATTCGCGCTTACACGACGGACGCCACCGCGGCCGCCGCGCCAGCGGTCGCAAAGGCCGATCCGCGCAAGTCGAACGACCGCGGTACGGCCGCCGAGGCCCCGACTACGATTCCGGGCCGGCCGCATTTCGCGCGATCCGCTCCCCGAGCGAATGCAGCGCCGTCGGTCATTCCAGCGCCGCACATCAATCTGGCCATGTTTTCCCACAGTGCCACGACGCTCGATCCGCCGCGGCCGGCGCCGATTCCAATCCGGATCGATCCGCCGGCAGTTGCGATTCATGCACCGCATACGGCGTCGGATTCGGCCGGGGCGATTGCCGCTGAGGCGAATGAAAACGACGGATCGACGATTTCGCTTCCGACATCGTCCGAGGCAACGGCCGAATCCGCGGCTCGGCGGCCGGCTTACGAAGTCGATCGCTTCGCTTGGCCCGAGACATGCGATGCTCTGCTCGCGCGAATCGGCGCGCAGGCCGATGAACTCACTCTGGAATTGATGGCCGAAGCGGCACTGGGGCGAAAAGTGATCGCCGTGAGCGGCTGCTCGCGGGATGACGGAGGGACGACGCTGGCGCTGGTGCTCGCGCGGCGGTTGGCGGCCTCAGGCGCGAAGGTGGCGCTCGTCGATGCCGACTTTGCCGCGCCGCAGTTGGCAGGCCGGCTGGGCCTGGTGATCGGGATCGGGTGGGAAACGGTGCTGGCCCTGCCGGAAAAGACCGCGCTTTGGGATACGATGGTCGAGTCGATCGAAGACCGCCTGACGGTCGTGCCGCTGGCCTCGCGATCGCGTATGCACGTCTCCGGTGAGATTGCCGCTCGGCTGGCCGCCTGCCTGGCGGAGCTTCGCGAGGCATTCGACATTGTGCTCGTCGACGCCGGGCCGATGTCCGCCGGTTCGGAAACTGATTGGCTCACCGAGTCCGGCAATGGCCTGGAGGCCGCGATCCTGGTCTGCGACGTGCGCACCGCACAAGCGGATCGAGTTGCCGGCGTGAGTCGCCGCTTGATGGATGCCCAGATCGCTCCGCTGGGCGTCGCCGAGAATTTTTGCGCCTAATTTTCAATCGGTCCAAACCATGTACGAATCTTATTGGCAGCTCGACCGCAAGCCATTCGAGAACTCGGACGATCCGAAGTTCTATTATCCGGGTGAAGGCCATCAGGGCACGCTCCTCAAGCTGCGATACGTGGTTGAGAACCGCCGCGGCGGGGCGGTCGTGGCGGGAGGCTCGGGCACGGGCAAAACTCTGTTGGCAAGAATGCTGGCCCGCCAGTTGGCCGAGGGCTGCAAGCCGCTCGTGCATCTGGTATTTCCGCAGATGCCGGCCGCCGAGCTGCTCTCCTATCTGGCCGACGAGCTGGCCGCGCCGCCGTCCGCGGCCCGCGGCATAGACCAGGCTGTCCGTCGCATCCAGACTTTTCTCGAGGAGAACGAGGCCCGCGGCCAGCATGCCGTCGTGACCATCGACGAGGCGCATCTCCTCGAACAAACCGAGACGCTCGAAGCGCTGCGGCTGCTGTTGAATTTCGAGGTGAAATCGCGGCCGGCTCTCACTCTGCTTTTGGTCGGGCAGCCGCGACTGTTGCCGATGATCGATCGGATGCCGGGGCTCGAGGAGCGGCTGGCGCTGAAGTGCCTGCTGCGGCCGTTCACGCTTGAAGAGACGATCAGTTATATTGCCCACCGGCTGCAAGCGGCGGGAGCAAAGCGGCCCATCTTCGAGCCGGCCGCGATCGAGACCCTCTACGGACTCACCCACGGCCTGGCCCGCCGCATCAATCGGCTCTGCGATCTGGCCCTCTTGATCGGCTTCGCCGAAGAGAGGCCGAACGTCACCGCCGCTCAACTGGAAGCGGTCTCGCATGAGTTGGTGACCGTCGCACCGGAGTGAGCGCGCGACGGCTGCCCTGCGAAGCGTAGGGTGCATCAAGTCCGCGCTGACGCACCGGAACCCGCGGAAACGAATGCCTGACGCGGCAAGCCGGTGCGTCTGCGCAGAGCTTTGACGCACCCTTCAACTCTACATCTCCCGATCCTGCGCCGCCCTCTAGCCCTTTCGCCGCCAAGCGCGGAAAGCCGCAATGGCGACGGGCAGCAGGCTGATTGCGACGATCGCGATCACGACTTGCTCGAAGTGATTTTTGACGAACGAGATGTTCCCGAGCCAAAAACCAGCCAGCGACATCAGCGTGACCCAGCCGATGCCCCCCGCGATGTTGTAGATCGCGAATCGGCGGTAGCCCATCCGCGCCACGCCGGCGACGAAGGGGGTGAACGTTCGCACCAGCGGCACGAATCGGGCGAGCACGATCGCCTTGCCACCGTGCCGCTCGTAGAACGCCTTGGCCGCCAGGAGATGCTCGTGCTTCACGAACCGCATCCGCCCCTTCTCAAAGACGTGCTCCTCCATTTGCAGGCCGAGGAAATAGTTGACGGCATCGCCAAGGACCGCCGCCGCGCTGAGCACGAGAATCAGCAGTTCAATGCGGAACACGCCATGCCCGGTGGCATCGCCGGCCGCGAGCACTCCGGCGGCGAACAGCAGCGAATCCCCCGGCAAGAAGAACCCAATGAGCAGGCCTGTCTCGCTAAAGATGATCGCGAACAGGATGAGATAGCTGACCCACGGCGGCCCGCCCAGATTGACCAACTCGCGAAGCTGCTCGGGCTCGGCGAGGTGACGCAGCCAGTTGATTTTTTCGAGGAGCCATTGCATGGGACGGGCGAGTTGCGAGTTAAGGGCAGCGAGCGGCCAAATCTGCGACTTCGACAATACAGATAACTGATTCTCGCGCGGAATGCAGCGCCGGAATCCCGTTCCTCTGCTTGCGCGTCCCCCAGTCCCTAGCCGCCAGCCCCTTGCCCCTATTCAGGCAGCGGCTTGCCGCGCGTCTCCGGA containing:
- a CDS encoding DUF1501 domain-containing protein, giving the protein MLTLLGKRQPFCDGVSRRNFLRIGALGFGGLALPDLLRAEATSTAAAANNKSIINIYLAGGPSHIDTFDLKPNAPPEIRGEFHPIPTTVPGMQICHLMPKLAAIGTKLTIVRSLTGIRDEHAIDQTESGWSENDLRSVGGHPCLGAVVAKVQGPTRGAVPTFVDLTGQTKHGFLGPVYSGFRPDGEGRSNLRLRNEITPDRFHSRAELLSQLDRIRRDMDSSHAMDAMDAFNQRAFGVITSSKLAEALEWEKADPKVRERYGLPEHGDNSRFLLARRLVECGVRIVSFSWGGWDTHGDNFNTLRRQLPPLDIGLSAMIDDLESCGLLQSTMIVMWGEFGRTPRVNPAAGRDHWARAASAVVAGGGFKTGQVIGSTNRYAEEARDRPVHIQEMFATFYQQLGIDPKKTTIRDPNGRPQYLTAHPEPIAELLG
- a CDS encoding ATP-binding protein, giving the protein MPRKRLLRQLFLSYVSVIVVCVLASSWFASKALEESYVAGAGERLQIAARMVADQASSGFTGEPGEIEQLASRVGRSMGVRLTLIRPDGTVLSDTREDAARMENHAQRPEVASALAGQEDRIARFSTTLGERMLYVAVPARQGNQVVGVVRAASSMAEIEQQFGQSRNSIIGTALVVALAGGAISWWLAQRIARPIQEISEGARRFAQGELQGKLSVPETDELALLAESLNQLAGQLEERGHAIGRKGHEQEAVLASMAEGVLAVDSDERVISLNRAAADLIGGKQTDMRGRSLQEVVRNADLRRFASRALVSSEQIEDDVVLHGDRERILHVRGTALRDVTGRGIGAVIVLGDVTEFHLLERVRSDFVANVSHELKTPIASIKGFVETLLDGALEHRDDAVRFLGIVAGQADRLNSIIEDLLSLSKIERSEEAADLPLEATVIKQVLEAAINDCQPKAAQRRIEVCLTCDERIQATVNSPLLEQAIVNLLDNAIKYSDPGSAVWIVAQQSRSEVTIAVSDHGCGVEQEHLPRLFERFYRVDKARSRKLGGTGLGLSIVKHIVQAHRGRITVASAYGEGSTFTIHLPVVAA
- a CDS encoding VTT domain-containing protein, which gives rise to MQWLLEKINWLRHLAEPEQLRELVNLGGPPWVSYLILFAIIFSETGLLIGFFLPGDSLLFAAGVLAAGDATGHGVFRIELLILVLSAAAVLGDAVNYFLGLQMEEHVFEKGRMRFVKHEHLLAAKAFYERHGGKAIVLARFVPLVRTFTPFVAGVARMGYRRFAIYNIAGGIGWVTLMSLAGFWLGNISFVKNHFEQVVIAIVAISLLPVAIAAFRAWRRKG
- a CDS encoding AAA family ATPase, whose protein sequence is MYESYWQLDRKPFENSDDPKFYYPGEGHQGTLLKLRYVVENRRGGAVVAGGSGTGKTLLARMLARQLAEGCKPLVHLVFPQMPAAELLSYLADELAAPPSAARGIDQAVRRIQTFLEENEARGQHAVVTIDEAHLLEQTETLEALRLLLNFEVKSRPALTLLLVGQPRLLPMIDRMPGLEERLALKCLLRPFTLEETISYIAHRLQAAGAKRPIFEPAAIETLYGLTHGLARRINRLCDLALLIGFAEERPNVTAAQLEAVSHELVTVAPE